The following are encoded in a window of Phaseolus vulgaris cultivar G19833 chromosome 3, P. vulgaris v2.0, whole genome shotgun sequence genomic DNA:
- the LOC137808401 gene encoding auxilin-like protein 1 isoform X1: MESLAHSRQPNKFPVTVSKKITGAAGGPGFPAETLYDHVYGGATRFAGGHSLSPRFEDYGEIFASFHAPRASAIPVLDLPSLDDGEVFFDFRNVACEYSEIFRGCEGLDFLLSYEDLFRDGVSEEDDGGDAEEEEAWTPVETDSFSGDLDHFGINEGMPNGDHLRSSDGISEFNVLYHKVNDTGNEALSKGKSHTSQLRNAPEFTHVFDETTHFHRTDPSLQVVDDVDLDMEFNASQARRNHLSEMDSHPVNFTSGEQVFGSDLDLHNECCRNDSHSCETFITVSHISLRTLPSQVPPPSRPPPVLDAKQEYTNGFHSNKEGVDFEETLGDTSPPFLDVEVDTNSSAAAIKDVMHRPEAKLRSAKELKERKKEFSESNVDSSYDAKVNEAKTAVNITKLDSLNDEGVQRIGKKKISSTDGRQKTRKAAPETLELLEGERLLNMFDETQIKESWSSQESDRRTGIGMWQEATEFFELVGTEESGKVITPTNHSDTMKLVHDTRAHEYGKKEKEALNIKAEYKKVKEVEGSQQEECKEKYKAGNGAHEQRKNIKKSKLSKEECRQREHVKNEEMAEIFELEKSEKERMVETQRKEHKQVEIEKSKEVDREMLSEVQWSTKHMESEKKRKEDEQLQLSMKRHEQSQRMKENGKIQREASALGGVKSEQRVKDSVKLEKFERSNDAINLSSHKENMTCKIEDEIILEATQIQNKKKLKETCENEEIGKSRKGSFTMEENDECLKHALEQLKNEKGLKQDFELEMNEERCRVTFELGENEPCERDQGKEKLSEICDGYRKGNRVKDVGDSIWLQNVLTQVPELQMNIGNETQGKKEIDCPSDLACDCEGTVDISRADSHSQKRERMLKDADKDGKDKGLDKALEQTEGNGEGIHLNFAKETNESDDNLLAAHSCSIHEENICIQELRQDPIADQEIGKSVTDCKVGEKKLEEVWLENLKDTGKKGAFEMSRGEVEHSGKVTCTSTNVYVNENSFNSEQACTEETKTTPQMSSSQANLCGDYGRNTVADEPATVQEAVNIQKPSQRARVLNSTKSKDKSLDEISSSKEKDVERIRRERELEKDRFRKIEEEMERERERQKDRMAVDTAVLEAERERERGKDRMAVDKSTLEARDRTYAEARERAERAAFERATAEARQRILAEARERLEKACAEARDKTYADKAASEARLKAQRTAVERATAEARERAMEKVKVERAASESRERLGRSVSDKFSVSSRNGGRQGSSSSQDILDPFCQNSSSSTHSRYPYSSVYGASSFTERSEREGESAQRCRARLERYRRTAERAAKALEEKNMRDLVAQKEQAERNRLAETLDIEVRRWSSGKEGNLRALLSTLQYILGPDSGWQPIPLTDVITSAAVKKAYRKATLCVHPDKLQQRGASIQHKYICEKVFDLLKEAWNKFNSEER; the protein is encoded by the exons ATGGAAAGCTTGGCGCATTCTCGCCAACCAAACAAGTTTCCCGTCACAGTTTCCAAGAAAATCACTGGCGCCGCTGGAGGCCCAGGTTTTCCGGCGGAAACTCTATACGACCACGTATACGGCGGCGCGACGAGGTTCGCCGGCGGTCACTCCCTCTCGCCACGCTTCGAGGACTACGGCGAGATTTTCGCCAGCTTCCACGCGCCGCGCGCCTCCGCCATTCCGGTGCTGGATCTTCCGTCGCTCGACGACGGCGAGGTCTTCTTCGACTTCCGAAACGTCGCGTGCGAGTACTCCGAAATTTTCCGAGGCTGCGAAGGCCTCGATTTTTTGCTCTCGTACGAGGACTTGTTTCGGGATGGTGTCTCCGAAGAAGACGACGGTGGTGATGCTGAAGAGGAAGAAGCCTG GACGCCGGTGGAAACTGATTCATTTTCCGGAGACTTGGACCATTTTGGAATTAATGAAGGCATGCCAAATGGTGATCATTTGCGGTCTTCTGATGGAATTTCAGAGTTCAACGTTTTGTATCATAAGGTAAATGATACAGGAAATGAAGCTTTGTCAAAGGGGAAAAGTCATACAAGTCAGCTGCGTAATGCTCCTGAATTCACTCATGTATTTGATGAAACCACGCACTTTCATAGGACCGATCCTTCCTTACAGGTTGTTGATGATGTTGACCTTGATATGGAATTTAATGCAAGCCAGGCAAGGAGAAACCATCTAAGTGAAATGGATTCACATCCGGTTAATTTTACATCTGGTGAACAGGTTTTTGGTAGTGATCTTGATCTGCACAATGAATGCTGCAGAAATGATTCTCATTCCTGTGAAACATTCATAACTGTGTCTCACATTAGCCTCAGAACTCTACCCTCTCAAGTGCCGCCCCCTTCTCGGCCACCACCAGTATTGGATGCAAAACAGGAGTACACTAATGGTTTTCATTCAAACAAAGAGGGGGTTGATTTTGAAGAGACCCTAGGTGACACTTCGCCACCTTTCCTTGATGTGGAGGTTGATACAAATTCATCTGCTGCAGCTATCAAAGATGTCATGCATAGACCTGAAGCAAAACTTAGGAGTGCCAAGGAattgaaagagagaaagaaggaGTTTTCCGAAAGCAATGTAGATTCAAGTTATGATGCAAAAGTTAATGAAGCAAAGACAGCAGTGAATATAACTAAACTTGATAGTTTGAATGATGAGGGTGTGCAGAGAATTGGCAAAAAGAAAATTTCTTCCACAGATGGAAGGCAGAAAACTAGGAAGGCTGCCCCAGAAACTCTGGAATTGTTAGAAGGGGAAAGACTTCTAAACATGTTTGATGAAACACAGATCAAGGAGTCCTGGTCATCTCAAGAATCAGATAGACGTACTGGAATTGGGATGTGGCAAGAAGCAACTgaattttttgaattggttGGAACAGAAGAATCTGGGAAGGTAATTACACCCACAAATCATAGCGATACTATGAAATTGGTACATGATACCCGAGCACATGAATATggcaagaaagaaaaagaagccCTTAACATCAAAGCAGAATACAAAAAGGTTAAAGAAGTTGAAGGTTCGCAGCAAGAGGAATGCAAGGAGAAATACAAAGCAGGAAATGGGGCTCATGAACAGAGAAAAAACATCAAAAAATCTAAGTTATCTAAAGAGGAGTGCAGGCAGAGAGAGCATGTAAAGAACGAGGAAATGGCTGAAATATTTGAGCTAGAAAAGAGTGAGAAGGAAAGAATGGTTGAGACACAACGCAAGGAGCATAAACAAGTTGAGATCGAGAAATCAAAAGAAGTTGATAGAGAAATGCTCAGTGAGGTACAGTGGAGCACGAAGCATATGGAGAGTGAGAAAAAACGAAAAGAGGATGAACAGCTACAACTGAGTATGAAAAGGCATGAACAGTCTCAGAGAATGAAAGAAAACGGAAAAATTCAAAGAGAAGCTTCTGCTCTTGGAGGTGTAAAGAGTGAGCAACGGGTGAAAGATTCTGTGAAGCTAGAAAAATTTGAAAGATCAAATGACGCCATTAATCTGTCTAGCCATAAAGAAAATATGACTTGCAAAATAGAAGATGAAATTATCCTtgaagctacacaaattcagaACAAGAAGAAATTGAAGGAGACATGTGAAAATGAAGAAATTGGGAAAAGCCGCAAAGGATCTTTTACAatggaagaaaatgatgaatgCTTAAAGCATGCTCTTGAGCAGCTAAAGAATGAAAAGGGACTTAAACAGGACTTTGAACTGGAAATGAATGAGGAAAGATGTAGAGTGACTTTTGAGCTGGGGGAAAATGAGCCTTGCGAAAGAGATCAAGGTAAGGAGAAACTTAGTGAAATTTGTGATGGGTATAGAAAAGGAAATAGAGTAAAAGATGTCGGTGATAGCATATGGCTTCAGAATGTTCTGACACAAGTTCCAGAGCTACAAATGAATATTGGAAATGAGACTCAGGGAAAGAAAGAAATCGACTGCCCATCAGACCTAGCATGTGATTGCGAAGGAACTGTGGATATATCACGTGCGGATAGTCACTCCCAAAAGCGTGAGAGGATGCTCAAAGATGCTGATAAAGATGGAAAAGATAAGGGATTGGACAAGGCTTTGGAACAAACGGAGGGTAATGGAGAAGGGATTCACTTGAATTTTGCAAAAGAAACCAATGAGAGTGATGACAATCTTCTGGCAGCACACTCATGCTCCAttcatgaagaaaatatttGCATACAGGAGCTACGTCAAGATCCTATAGCTGACCAAGAAATTGGAAAGAGTGTCACTGACTGCAAGGTTGGTGAAAAGAAATTGGAAGAGGTATGGTTGGAAAATCTAAAGGATACTGGGAAAAAAGGGGCTTTTGAAATGTCCCGAGGGGAAGTAGAGCATTCAGGAAAGGTGACTTGCACTAGTACAAATGTCTATGTCAACGAGAATAGTTTTAACAGTGAACAGGCATGCACAGAGGAAACTAAGACAACCCCTCAAATGTCATCGAGCCAAGCTAACCTGTGTGGTGATTATGGAAGGAACACAGTAGCTGATGAACCTGCTACAGTACAAGAAGCGGTAAATATCCAGAAGCCTTCTCAAAGAGCTCGTGTATTAAATTCCACCAAAAGCAAAGATAAAAGTCTTGATGAAATTTCTTCCTCAAAAGAGAAAGATGTTGAGAGGataagaagagaaagagagTTGGAAAAAGATCGTTTCAGAAAGATAGAAGAGGAGATGGAGAGAGAAAGGGAAAGACAGAAAGACCGAATGGCTGTTGACACAGCAGTTCTGGAGGCTGAAAGGGAAAGGGAAAGAGGAAAGGATCGGATGGCAGTTGATAAATCAACTTTGGAGGCTCGTGATAGAACATATGCTGAAGCTCGTGAGAGAGCAGAAAGGGCTGCATTTGAGAGAGCAACTGCAGAAGCTCGACAGAGAATATTGGCTGAAGCCAGAGAAAGACTTGAAAAGGCATGTGCTGAGGCCAGGGACAAAACATATGCTGATAAGGCTGCTTCAGAAGCCAGACTGAAAGCACAGCGAACTGCTGTGGAAAGAGCAACTGCAGAGGCTCGAGAGCGTGCAATGGAAAAAGTAAAGGTTGAGAGAGCGGCATCCGAGTCCAGAGAACGATTAGGGAGATCTGTCTCTGACAAATTTAGTGTTTCTTCCAGAAACGGCGGAAGACAGGGCTCTTCATCCTCA CAGGATATTCTGGATCCATTTTGTCAGAACTCTAGTTCCTCCACTCATTCCAGATATCCGTACTCCTCAGTTTATGGTG CTTCCTCTTTTACTGAAAGATCAGAACGAGAAGGTGAATCAGCTCAGAGGTGTAGGGCTAGACTGGAGAGGTATCGTCGAACAGCTGAACGTGCA GCAAAAGCTTTGGAAGAAAAGAACATGCGCGACCTTGTAGCTCAGAAGGAGCAAGCTGAGAGAAAT AGATTAGCAGAAACCCTGGATATTGAAGTCAGGAGGTGGTCAAGTGGAAAAGAAGGAAATTTGCGTGCATTGCTTTCAACCTTACAATAT ATTCTTGGGCCTGATAGTGGGTGGCAGCCAATCCCACTGACGGACGTCATTACTTCTGCTGCTGTAAAGAAAGCCTACAGGAAGGCCACCCTTTGTGTCCATCCCGACAAATTACAGCAACGTGGAGCAAGTATTCAACACAAATACATATGTGAAAAAGTCTTTGATCTCCTAAAG GAAGCTTGGAACAAATTCAACTCAGAAGAGCGATAG
- the LOC137808401 gene encoding auxilin-like protein 1 isoform X2 gives MESLAHSRQPNKFPVTVSKKITGAAGGPGFPAETLYDHVYGGATRFAGGHSLSPRFEDYGEIFASFHAPRASAIPVLDLPSLDDGEVFFDFRNVACEYSEIFRGCEGLDFLLSYEDLFRDGVSEEDDGGDAEEEEAWTPVETDSFSGDLDHFGINEGMPNGDHLRSSDGISEFNVLYHKVNDTGNEALSKGKSHTSQLRNAPEFTHVFDETTHFHRTDPSLQVVDDVDLDMEFNASQARRNHLSEMDSHPVNFTSGEQVFGSDLDLHNECCRNDSHSCETFITVSHISLRTLPSQVPPPSRPPPVLDAKQEYTNGFHSNKEGVDFEETLGDTSPPFLDVEVDTNSSAAAIKDVMHRPEAKLRSAKELKERKKEFSESNVDSSYDAKVNEAKTAVNITKLDSLNDEGVQRIGKKKISSTDGRQKTRKAAPETLELLEGERLLNMFDETQIKESWSSQESDRRTGIGMWQEATEFFELVGTEESGKVITPTNHSDTMKLVHDTRAHEYGKKEKEALNIKAEYKKVKEVEGSQQEECKEKYKAGNGAHEQRKNIKKSKLSKEECRQREHVKNEEMAEIFELEKSEKERMVETQRKEHKQVEIEKSKEVDREMLSEVQWSTKHMESEKKRKEDEQLQLSMKRHEQSQRMKENGKIQREASALGGVKSEQRVKDSVKLEKFERSNDAINLSSHKENMTCKIEDEIILEATQIQNKKKLKETCENEEIGKSRKGSFTMEENDECLKHALEQLKNEKGLKQDFELEMNEERCRVTFELGENEPCERDQGKEKLSEICDGYRKGNRVKDVGDSIWLQNVLTQVPELQMNIGNETQGKKEIDCPSDLACDCEGTVDISRADSHSQKRERMLKDADKDGKDKGLDKALEQTEGNGEGIHLNFAKETNESDDNLLAAHSCSIHEENICIQELRQDPIADQEIGKSVTDCKVGEKKLEEVWLENLKDTGKKGAFEMSRGEVEHSGKVTCTSTNVYVNENSFNSEQACTEETKTTPQMSSSQANLCGDYGRNTVADEPATVQEAVNIQKPSQRARVLNSTKSKDKSLDEISSSKEKDVERIRRERELEKDRFRKIEEEMERERERQKDRMAVDTAVLEAERERERGKDRMAVDKSTLEARDRTYAEARERAERAAFERATAEARQRILAEARERLEKACAEARDKTYADKAASEARLKAQRTAVERATAEARERAMEKVKVERAASESRERLGRSVSDKFSVSSRNGGRQGSSSSDILDPFCQNSSSSTHSRYPYSSVYGASSFTERSEREGESAQRCRARLERYRRTAERAAKALEEKNMRDLVAQKEQAERNRLAETLDIEVRRWSSGKEGNLRALLSTLQYILGPDSGWQPIPLTDVITSAAVKKAYRKATLCVHPDKLQQRGASIQHKYICEKVFDLLKEAWNKFNSEER, from the exons ATGGAAAGCTTGGCGCATTCTCGCCAACCAAACAAGTTTCCCGTCACAGTTTCCAAGAAAATCACTGGCGCCGCTGGAGGCCCAGGTTTTCCGGCGGAAACTCTATACGACCACGTATACGGCGGCGCGACGAGGTTCGCCGGCGGTCACTCCCTCTCGCCACGCTTCGAGGACTACGGCGAGATTTTCGCCAGCTTCCACGCGCCGCGCGCCTCCGCCATTCCGGTGCTGGATCTTCCGTCGCTCGACGACGGCGAGGTCTTCTTCGACTTCCGAAACGTCGCGTGCGAGTACTCCGAAATTTTCCGAGGCTGCGAAGGCCTCGATTTTTTGCTCTCGTACGAGGACTTGTTTCGGGATGGTGTCTCCGAAGAAGACGACGGTGGTGATGCTGAAGAGGAAGAAGCCTG GACGCCGGTGGAAACTGATTCATTTTCCGGAGACTTGGACCATTTTGGAATTAATGAAGGCATGCCAAATGGTGATCATTTGCGGTCTTCTGATGGAATTTCAGAGTTCAACGTTTTGTATCATAAGGTAAATGATACAGGAAATGAAGCTTTGTCAAAGGGGAAAAGTCATACAAGTCAGCTGCGTAATGCTCCTGAATTCACTCATGTATTTGATGAAACCACGCACTTTCATAGGACCGATCCTTCCTTACAGGTTGTTGATGATGTTGACCTTGATATGGAATTTAATGCAAGCCAGGCAAGGAGAAACCATCTAAGTGAAATGGATTCACATCCGGTTAATTTTACATCTGGTGAACAGGTTTTTGGTAGTGATCTTGATCTGCACAATGAATGCTGCAGAAATGATTCTCATTCCTGTGAAACATTCATAACTGTGTCTCACATTAGCCTCAGAACTCTACCCTCTCAAGTGCCGCCCCCTTCTCGGCCACCACCAGTATTGGATGCAAAACAGGAGTACACTAATGGTTTTCATTCAAACAAAGAGGGGGTTGATTTTGAAGAGACCCTAGGTGACACTTCGCCACCTTTCCTTGATGTGGAGGTTGATACAAATTCATCTGCTGCAGCTATCAAAGATGTCATGCATAGACCTGAAGCAAAACTTAGGAGTGCCAAGGAattgaaagagagaaagaaggaGTTTTCCGAAAGCAATGTAGATTCAAGTTATGATGCAAAAGTTAATGAAGCAAAGACAGCAGTGAATATAACTAAACTTGATAGTTTGAATGATGAGGGTGTGCAGAGAATTGGCAAAAAGAAAATTTCTTCCACAGATGGAAGGCAGAAAACTAGGAAGGCTGCCCCAGAAACTCTGGAATTGTTAGAAGGGGAAAGACTTCTAAACATGTTTGATGAAACACAGATCAAGGAGTCCTGGTCATCTCAAGAATCAGATAGACGTACTGGAATTGGGATGTGGCAAGAAGCAACTgaattttttgaattggttGGAACAGAAGAATCTGGGAAGGTAATTACACCCACAAATCATAGCGATACTATGAAATTGGTACATGATACCCGAGCACATGAATATggcaagaaagaaaaagaagccCTTAACATCAAAGCAGAATACAAAAAGGTTAAAGAAGTTGAAGGTTCGCAGCAAGAGGAATGCAAGGAGAAATACAAAGCAGGAAATGGGGCTCATGAACAGAGAAAAAACATCAAAAAATCTAAGTTATCTAAAGAGGAGTGCAGGCAGAGAGAGCATGTAAAGAACGAGGAAATGGCTGAAATATTTGAGCTAGAAAAGAGTGAGAAGGAAAGAATGGTTGAGACACAACGCAAGGAGCATAAACAAGTTGAGATCGAGAAATCAAAAGAAGTTGATAGAGAAATGCTCAGTGAGGTACAGTGGAGCACGAAGCATATGGAGAGTGAGAAAAAACGAAAAGAGGATGAACAGCTACAACTGAGTATGAAAAGGCATGAACAGTCTCAGAGAATGAAAGAAAACGGAAAAATTCAAAGAGAAGCTTCTGCTCTTGGAGGTGTAAAGAGTGAGCAACGGGTGAAAGATTCTGTGAAGCTAGAAAAATTTGAAAGATCAAATGACGCCATTAATCTGTCTAGCCATAAAGAAAATATGACTTGCAAAATAGAAGATGAAATTATCCTtgaagctacacaaattcagaACAAGAAGAAATTGAAGGAGACATGTGAAAATGAAGAAATTGGGAAAAGCCGCAAAGGATCTTTTACAatggaagaaaatgatgaatgCTTAAAGCATGCTCTTGAGCAGCTAAAGAATGAAAAGGGACTTAAACAGGACTTTGAACTGGAAATGAATGAGGAAAGATGTAGAGTGACTTTTGAGCTGGGGGAAAATGAGCCTTGCGAAAGAGATCAAGGTAAGGAGAAACTTAGTGAAATTTGTGATGGGTATAGAAAAGGAAATAGAGTAAAAGATGTCGGTGATAGCATATGGCTTCAGAATGTTCTGACACAAGTTCCAGAGCTACAAATGAATATTGGAAATGAGACTCAGGGAAAGAAAGAAATCGACTGCCCATCAGACCTAGCATGTGATTGCGAAGGAACTGTGGATATATCACGTGCGGATAGTCACTCCCAAAAGCGTGAGAGGATGCTCAAAGATGCTGATAAAGATGGAAAAGATAAGGGATTGGACAAGGCTTTGGAACAAACGGAGGGTAATGGAGAAGGGATTCACTTGAATTTTGCAAAAGAAACCAATGAGAGTGATGACAATCTTCTGGCAGCACACTCATGCTCCAttcatgaagaaaatatttGCATACAGGAGCTACGTCAAGATCCTATAGCTGACCAAGAAATTGGAAAGAGTGTCACTGACTGCAAGGTTGGTGAAAAGAAATTGGAAGAGGTATGGTTGGAAAATCTAAAGGATACTGGGAAAAAAGGGGCTTTTGAAATGTCCCGAGGGGAAGTAGAGCATTCAGGAAAGGTGACTTGCACTAGTACAAATGTCTATGTCAACGAGAATAGTTTTAACAGTGAACAGGCATGCACAGAGGAAACTAAGACAACCCCTCAAATGTCATCGAGCCAAGCTAACCTGTGTGGTGATTATGGAAGGAACACAGTAGCTGATGAACCTGCTACAGTACAAGAAGCGGTAAATATCCAGAAGCCTTCTCAAAGAGCTCGTGTATTAAATTCCACCAAAAGCAAAGATAAAAGTCTTGATGAAATTTCTTCCTCAAAAGAGAAAGATGTTGAGAGGataagaagagaaagagagTTGGAAAAAGATCGTTTCAGAAAGATAGAAGAGGAGATGGAGAGAGAAAGGGAAAGACAGAAAGACCGAATGGCTGTTGACACAGCAGTTCTGGAGGCTGAAAGGGAAAGGGAAAGAGGAAAGGATCGGATGGCAGTTGATAAATCAACTTTGGAGGCTCGTGATAGAACATATGCTGAAGCTCGTGAGAGAGCAGAAAGGGCTGCATTTGAGAGAGCAACTGCAGAAGCTCGACAGAGAATATTGGCTGAAGCCAGAGAAAGACTTGAAAAGGCATGTGCTGAGGCCAGGGACAAAACATATGCTGATAAGGCTGCTTCAGAAGCCAGACTGAAAGCACAGCGAACTGCTGTGGAAAGAGCAACTGCAGAGGCTCGAGAGCGTGCAATGGAAAAAGTAAAGGTTGAGAGAGCGGCATCCGAGTCCAGAGAACGATTAGGGAGATCTGTCTCTGACAAATTTAGTGTTTCTTCCAGAAACGGCGGAAGACAGGGCTCTTCATCCTCA GATATTCTGGATCCATTTTGTCAGAACTCTAGTTCCTCCACTCATTCCAGATATCCGTACTCCTCAGTTTATGGTG CTTCCTCTTTTACTGAAAGATCAGAACGAGAAGGTGAATCAGCTCAGAGGTGTAGGGCTAGACTGGAGAGGTATCGTCGAACAGCTGAACGTGCA GCAAAAGCTTTGGAAGAAAAGAACATGCGCGACCTTGTAGCTCAGAAGGAGCAAGCTGAGAGAAAT AGATTAGCAGAAACCCTGGATATTGAAGTCAGGAGGTGGTCAAGTGGAAAAGAAGGAAATTTGCGTGCATTGCTTTCAACCTTACAATAT ATTCTTGGGCCTGATAGTGGGTGGCAGCCAATCCCACTGACGGACGTCATTACTTCTGCTGCTGTAAAGAAAGCCTACAGGAAGGCCACCCTTTGTGTCCATCCCGACAAATTACAGCAACGTGGAGCAAGTATTCAACACAAATACATATGTGAAAAAGTCTTTGATCTCCTAAAG GAAGCTTGGAACAAATTCAACTCAGAAGAGCGATAG
- the LOC137808402 gene encoding uncharacterized protein: protein MFKSLSTRRGPGRYERLGKESVTTALLNEGFKRSTSLPSWGPNPSRKMVLGSTFGALNLQRNPTKKGNNSEKKSHPLLSFLALRRKKKTTARPEFARYLEYLKEGGMWDLKSNKPVMHYI from the coding sequence ATGTTTAAATCTTTGAGTACTCGGAGAGGTCCTGGGAGGTATGAGAGATTAGGTAAAGAATCAGTTACCACTGCACTTTTGAACGAGGGGTTCAAGAGAAGCACAAGTTTGCCTTCTTGGGGACCCAACCCTTCAAGAAAAATGGTTTTAGGTTCCACCTTTGGGGCCCTCAATCTTCAGAGAAACCCCACAAAGAAGGGAAATAACAGTGAGAAGAAGAGTCACCCTCTCCTAAGCTTCTTGGCTCTTCGTaggaaaaagaaaacaacagcAAGGCCTGAATTTGCAAGGTATCTTGAATATCTGAAGGAAGGAGGCATGTGGGATTTGAAGTCAAATAAACCTGTCATGCATTACATATGA